The Actinomycetes bacterium DNA window CGAGGAGGCCGAGGCCGCCGCGGGCAGCGCCCGCACCACCAGGCGAGTCCCCTGGGGCAACGCCGACAGCCGCGGGACGATCACTGCGCGTAACCTCCTGGTGACTCGATGTCGCACAACCGAGTTGCCCACCGCCCGGCTCACCACCAGGCCGACCTGCCCCGCCGGCAGCGGCCCGGCTGTGGACGATGCCTCATCCATCGGGCGCAGCAGGTGCACCACCAGGGTGCCCCGACCGACCCGGCGGCCCCGACGAAGCGTCTCCGCGAAGTCGGTGCGCCGCCGCATCCGGTGCGGCGCGGGCAGCACGGTCCGGTGCCTTGGTCCGGCGTTCGATCCGCTGAGGTCCTGGCTGGTCAGCCGGATCTCAGGCGGACAGACTCGCCCGGCCCTTGCGCCGACGACCGGCCAGGATCGCGCGACCCGCGCGGGTCCGCATGCGGAGCCGGAAGCCGTGCGTCTTGGCCCGGCGCCGGTTGTTCGGCTGGAAGGTGCGCTTGCTCACGGGGATGCTCCGGGGGATCGATTGCGGCGCCGGTCGCCGCGGAACGGCAGGGCCCGAGGGGAAAGTCGGCTGCCACCGGACGTCCACGCACCGGCTCTGAAACGAACAGACCGGAGCGTCGTGGACACACGACAACAGCCGCCGACAACCTCGGCCTCCCTACGGTACGGGCGACCGACGGACCGGTCAAACCGGCCCCACCGGGGGCCAACCGGCGCCCACCGGGGGCCAACCGGCCATTCTGGCGCACCCGGGACGCGGTGTAGCGTTCGACACGCCCACCCGGCGGACCAGGGCGGGGCCGGAGCTGTGCCAGACCTCCGGTCCGCGGCTCCCGGCGGATGTGGACAACCGCTTGAACGACGGGTCGCGGCGCTTGTAGCCTCCCCCGCCGAACCACCCGCCGAACCACCCGCTGACTGGCCGCTGCTCTACCTGCCCTCGAGCCGTTCCACCCGGTGCACCCACCGCCCGCCGCGCCGCGGAGGTGCGGATGTCGTACACATCCTGTGGACAGGCCTGTGGACGGCACTGGCGGGCTGGCCATCCGGGGCAGGGACGACGCTCGAGCAAGGGAGAACCAGCCGGTGGCCGAGCCGACCGTCCCGGACCAGCGCCCGCTCCCGCCCGGGGCCGACGCGACGGACCTCCCCCAGGTCTGGTCCCGCACCCTGGCCTCCGTCGGTGACTCGCTGTCCCCGCAGCATCGGGCCTTCCTGCGGCTCACCCGGCCGATGGCGATCGTCGGCGACACCGTGCTGATCGCCGCCCCCAACGACTTCGCCCGCGACGTGATCGAGAACCGGCTGCGGACCGTCCTCACCGAGGCGCTGTCCGGACAGCTGCAGCACGAGGTCCAGCTCGCGGTCACGGTGGACCCGACCGCCTCCGGCGACAGCACACCGCTCGAGGAGCTCACCGATGAGGTGGCCGACGGCACCTTCGCCGCCGACCTGGACGCCGCCGGGCACGCCGGTGCCGACCTGTCCGCTCCGGGTCCGTCCACCACGGGGGCCAGCGAACCGGGCTGGTCCGCCGCCGGAGCATCCACCCCGCTGCAGCCGACCGCCGACCCCTTCGAGCCCACGCCGTCCCGACCCGGTTCCGGTCAGCCGCCCGGACGTCGGGACACCGAGCCCAGCCGGCTCAACCCCAAGTACACCTTCGACACCTTCGTGATCGGCTCGAGCAACCGGTTCGCGCACGCGGCCGCGGTCGCGGTGGCGGAGGCGCCGGCCAAGGCGTACAACCCGCTGTTCGTCTACGGCGAGTCCGGGCTGGGCAAGACCCACCTGCTGCACGCCATCGGCCACTACGCGCGCAACCTCTACAACGGCGCCCGGGTCCGGTACGTGAGCTCGGAGGAGTTCACCAACGAGTTCATCAACAGCATCCGCGACGACAAGGCCGCCACCTTCCAGCGCCGCTACCGCGAGGTCGACATCCTGCTCGTCGACGACATCCAGTTCCTGCAGGGCAAGGTGCAGACGCAGGAGGAGTTCTTCCACACCTTCAACACGCTGCACAACGCCAACAAGCAGATCGTGGTCAGCTCGGACAAGCCACCGAAGGCGCTCGACCAGTTCGAGGACCGGATGGTCTCCCGGTTCGAGTGGGGCCTGATCACCGACATCCAGCCGCCGGACCTCGAGACCCGGATCGCGATCCTGCGCAAGAAGGCCGCCCAGGAGCGGCTGTCCGCTCCGCCCGAGGTGCTCGAGTACATCGGCAGCAAGATCTCCAGCAACATCCGCGAGCTCGAGGGCGCGCTGATCCGGGTCACCGCGTTCGCCAGCCTCAACCGCCAGCCGGTCGACCTCGCGCTGGCCGAGGTGGTGCTCAAGGACCTGATCACCGACTCCGGCGCTCCGGAGATCACCTCGGCGACGATCATGGCCCAGACCGCGGCCTACTTCGGCCTGTCGATGGAGGACCTGTGCGGCTCGTCCCGCTCCCGGGTGCTCGTCAACGCCCGCCAGATCGCCATGTACCTGTGCCGCGAGCTCACCGACCTGTCGCTGCCCAAGATCGGTCAGCAGTTCGGCGGCCGCGACCACACCACGGTCATGCACGCCGACCGCAAGATCCGCCAGCTGATGGCCGAGCGGCGCAGCGTGTACAACCAGGTCACCGAGCTGACCAACCGGATCAAGTCGCAGACCCGGGCCTGACCATCCCGCCGTGCGGCCACCCGAACACAGCCTGTCACCTGCCTCACCGGGTGTGCGCGGCCTCGTCACGGTGCGTACACACCCTGGGGACAACCTTGTGGATCCCGTCGGTTGGTTCGTTGGCATCCGGTGGACGGCCTGGGGATCGTCGTCCGGCGTCCCCACCGGCCTCGGTCCGTTCCCCACGCCATCCACACCTGTCGGGGACGCCGTCTAGGGTCTGGCCTGCGGCGATGGCCGTTATCCACACTGTCCACCGCCCCTATGAAGACGAAGAACTCACTCACCGGAAAACGATGAGCAGCCCAAGGTGTGCACGCTGGCCTGCTGGGGACAGCGCCACCCCGTAGGGTGGCCGCAGCCAGCGAGAGCCACTCGCGGGATCTGACAGCGACGTAGAGGAGTAGGGCCGTGCGGTTCCGGGTCGAACGTGACGTCCTGGCCGAGGCCGTGGGCTGGACCGCCCGGAGTCTGCCGGTCCGCCCGCCCGTCCCCGTGCTGGCCGGACTGCTGGTCGAGGCCGACGAACGGGGGCTGACCCTGTCCGGGTTCGACTACGAGGTGTCCACCCGGGTGACGGTCGCCGCCGACGTGACCGAGCCCGGGCGGGCCCTGGTGTCCGGCCGACTGCTCAACGACATCGCCCGCAGCCTGCCGGCCAAGCCGGTTGAGGTCGAAACCGAGGGGGCCCGGGTCCAGTTGCGCTGTGGCAGCGCCCGGTTCGCCTTGCTCACGCTGCCGGTCGACGACTACCCCACCCTGCCGCAGATGCCCAGCGTCACCGGCACCGTTGCCAGCGGGGCGTTCGCCGACGCCGTCGGCCAGGTCGCAGTGGCCGCCGGACGT harbors:
- the rpmH gene encoding 50S ribosomal protein L34 — protein: MSKRTFQPNNRRRAKTHGFRLRMRTRAGRAILAGRRRKGRASLSA
- the rnpA gene encoding ribonuclease P protein component translates to MLPAPHRMRRRTDFAETLRRGRRVGRGTLVVHLLRPMDEASSTAGPLPAGQVGLVVSRAVGNSVVRHRVTRRLRAVIVPRLSALPQGTRLVVRALPAAASASSLQLATDLDAALDSAGRRRAVGA
- the dnaA gene encoding chromosomal replication initiator protein DnaA, which translates into the protein MAEPTVPDQRPLPPGADATDLPQVWSRTLASVGDSLSPQHRAFLRLTRPMAIVGDTVLIAAPNDFARDVIENRLRTVLTEALSGQLQHEVQLAVTVDPTASGDSTPLEELTDEVADGTFAADLDAAGHAGADLSAPGPSTTGASEPGWSAAGASTPLQPTADPFEPTPSRPGSGQPPGRRDTEPSRLNPKYTFDTFVIGSSNRFAHAAAVAVAEAPAKAYNPLFVYGESGLGKTHLLHAIGHYARNLYNGARVRYVSSEEFTNEFINSIRDDKAATFQRRYREVDILLVDDIQFLQGKVQTQEEFFHTFNTLHNANKQIVVSSDKPPKALDQFEDRMVSRFEWGLITDIQPPDLETRIAILRKKAAQERLSAPPEVLEYIGSKISSNIRELEGALIRVTAFASLNRQPVDLALAEVVLKDLITDSGAPEITSATIMAQTAAYFGLSMEDLCGSSRSRVLVNARQIAMYLCRELTDLSLPKIGQQFGGRDHTTVMHADRKIRQLMAERRSVYNQVTELTNRIKSQTRA